The Acidihalobacter prosperus genomic sequence GCCCCAGACATTGACCGGCTTCGACACGCCCGGGGGCGAGGTATTGTAGAGCTGCAGCCAGTTGGCCGCCTCGGCGGATTGCGCCGCAAGGCCCATGGACGCGGCGACGGCCGCGGCCAGCATGCTCTTGGCGAAGACGGTCTTCGAAGGATTTTTCATAGACACTCCCCTGATCTCGAATTGTTATGAACGAAATGAAACCCGGAACGACGCGCCGTCGATCAGGGCTTGATCAGAATGTAGCCATGCTGCACGAGATCCACGATGCGCGCGGCGCCCGCCGGGACCACCTCGGCCTCGGGATTCAGCTTCGGGGTGTAGCCGAGCTGTTTGGAGAAATTCATCAGCGTGTTGTGGCAGGCGTCGAACTTGATGCCGTAGTTCTTGGCCATCTCGATGACACGCTTGCGGTTCACGTTGTTGTCGAGCAGCAGGCGCAGGCCGGGCCCGAAGGCCACAATTTCAAGATCGACCTTGTCCGGGCCGTAGTAGCGGGCCAGATTGGCCGCCACATTGAGAACCAAGGTCTGCTTCATCGGGTTGGGGTCGCTGATCTGCAGCACGATATGGTGGGTGGCGAAAGGCTTCTGTTCGATGGGCGGCATCTTCACTTCGGCGGAAGCCGGGCCGGCCGCCAGCAGGCCCAGTGACACCAGCGCCAGCAGCGCCCTGAAAACAAATCGACTCATCATGGTGATCTCCCTCTGGATAGCGATACTTATCGTCTTTTCTTACAACCGCACGCCATCGCACGCGGTGTGAGGCAATCCTCAATGAACCAAGATGCGCCCCGTTTAACACTTATTCCACAAATTCTTCACAAAAACTCACAAATATTATTATCTCAATATAATCAATGTGTTGTGATTTCAAAAAAACAACAAGAGCGAACTACAAATGCACTATTTAATTAAATAATTAAATATAAATTCATAATATTAATAACTGTTGATTTACTCACGCACGCCATCCCCATCGACTGCCCGCGCGCCGCCGCGACAATGCGCCGCCCCCCGGCGGGCGCCGCCCGTGGGAATAACTTCGGTATACTGGACGTCTTAATGTCTGGAAACGAGCCCGAAACCCATGGACACGCCAGGTATGTTTGACCTCGTCAGCCTATCCAGCCAGATCAAGAAGCGTATCGCCGAAGAGCGGCCGCGCCTCTACCGCATGGCCTATGCCTGGTGTTGCGACCCCACGCTTGCCGACGATCTGGCACAGGAGGCCATCTCCAAGGGCCTGCAGAAGGCCGGGCAACTGCGCGAGGCCGAACGACTGCAAAGCTGGCTCTACGCGATACTCCACAACTGCTGGCGCACGCATCTGCGTCGGCAGCGCCCGGATCAGCCTCTCGACGAGGAAGCCTTTCCCTGCGACGACTGCCCGGAAACGGTCAATCAGCGGCAGCAGGTCGTGGACCGCGTGCGCGCGGCCATCAAGGCGCTGCCCCTCGGTCAGCGCGAGGTGATTACCCTGGTCGACCTCAACGGTTTCGCCTATGCGGAAGTGGCACGTATCTTGGATATACCCATTGGCACCGTCATGAGCCGTCTCAGCAGAGCGCGTCAGGCCCTGCTGGTCGCCCTGGCGGACGTACAACAGCAATCTCCGCAGACGTCATCTCCACGCGCCTCACTCAGAAGGGTCAAGTGATGAACACGGGATTTCGTGACGATCCTCGACTGCACGCCTACATCGACAACGAACTCGATGTGGACGATCGTGCCGAGCTGCTCGAAACGATGTATGAGGATACGGACCTGCGCAATCAGGTCTGCGAACTGCGCCGCATCAAGGATCTGGTCCAGCAGGCTTACTTCGTCCCACCTCCACCGCCGCAGGCACACGCAAGCCGGCGCGGCTTCGGCCAACGTCGGTCCATCGCGGCCTGCTGCGCGGTACTCGCGCTGATGCTGCTGAGTTTTGCCGGCGGCTGGCTGGTCCACTCGCGCGAGGACGCGGCCTCGCTGACCGACCACCTCGCCGGACTCGGCGCCATCCGTCTCGACACAGGTCTGGGCACGGAGGCGGCACCGCCGCGGGTGCTGCTGCATGTGGCCACGGACAATCCGGTCAAGTTCGCGGGTACCCTGCAGCAGGCCAGCTATCTGCTGAACAAGGGTGGCCGAGATGGCATCGAGGTCGAAGTCGTCGCCAATGCCGGCGGGCTCAAGCTGCTGGAGGCCAACGACAACTCCGATTATGCGACCCGCATCCGCGAAATGATGCGCAAGTATCCGAACCTGCATTTCGTCGCCTGCGGCATCACGCTGCACCATCTTGAGGCAGCAGGCGTGCCGGTCGACCTGATACGGCACGTACGGGTTGCGCCTTCAGCCGTGGAAGAGGTGGTCAAACGCCTGCGCCAGGGCTGGATGTACGTCAACATCTAACGGCGTCGCGCGCACGGGGCTTCAAGCCGCTAGGCCAGGTAGGCACGGAAGGCCTCTTTGTGCGTGCTGTGGGTGTAGGCTTCGTGCCCCTCGATGACGCCGGCGTCGACCAGCCGGCGGAGATCGCCGTCCATGGTCTGCATGCCCACCAACGCGCCGCTCTGCATCGCAGTTTCCAGCTGTCCGACCTTGCCGTCCCTAATCAGGCTCGACACGGCTGCGGTATTGACCAGCACCTCTGTGGCAGCAACCCGTCCAGAACCCTCGGCACGGCGCACGAGCTGCTGCGACACCACGCCGCGCAGGGACGTCGAAAGCATGATCCGGACCTGCGACTGCTTACCGGCGGGAAATACGTTGATCAACCGGTCCACGGTGAGATCCGCCCGCCGCGTATGCAGGGTGCCGAGCACCAGGATACCGGTCTCCGCGGCGGTGACCGCCAGCGCAATGGTTTCGTGATCGCGCAGTTCGCCCACCAGAATCACGTCGGGGTCCTCGCGCAGCGCCGAGCGCAGTGCGGCCGCGAAGCTCGGCGTGTGCTCGCCGACCTCGCGCTGGCTGATCAGACTACGCTTGCGCGAATGCACGAACTCGATGGGGTCCTCGATGGTGAGGATGTGGCCACGCCGCTTGGAATTGATAAAATCGACCATCGCCGCCAAGGTGGTCGACTTGCCCGAGCCGGTCTTGCCGGTCACCAGCACCAGCCCCTGCTTGTGCTGACAGAGGCTGCCCAGCACCGGCGGCAGGTCTAGCGCCTCCAGCGATCTCGGCACATGAGGGATCGCCCGCATGACCAGGCCAAGGCCGCCGAGATGGCGGAAGAGATTGACCCGGAAACGCGCCTGATCGGCCATTTGATACGCGAAATCGACTCCGTCCTCGCGCTCGAACCGCGCCCGGGCATGCTCGCCCAGCAGCTCGCCCGCCATGGTTTCGATTTCCTCGGCGGGTAGCGGGCTGTCGGATACGGCCTGAAGTTCGCCGTCCAGTCGCATCCGGGGACGCTGCCCCGCAATCAGGTGCATGTCGGAACCGCCGCGCTGCAGCAAATCCTCCAGCCAGCGATCCACGCGGCTCACGCTCAGCCCCCGGCCAGGCCGACGCGCGGCAGCAACGATGCGTCGGTCACGAAGCGCTGGAATGCCTTTTTATCCTGCGCGTAGAGATAGGCGTCGTCCGGATCGATCAATTTGCGCTGGATCCCGTCGAGCAGACCCTGGTCAAGCAACTGCATGCCCGCCTCGCGTCCGGTCTGCATGACCGAGGGGATTTGATGCGTCTTGTCGCTGAGCAGCATCTGCGCGACCGCGGGCGTCATGGCCAGGGATTCCACCACCACGCGACGTCCGCCCCCCTCGGCCGAACGCACCAGCACCTGGGAGATGACCCCTCGCAGATTGTTCGCCAGGAAACTTTTGCCCTGCTCGCGCTGCTCGGCGGGCAAGGCGTCGATGATCCGGTCGATGGTCTTGACCGCCGTGGTGGTATGCAGCGTGGCCAGCACGAGATGGCCGGTTTCGGCGGCGACCATGGCCATCATGATGGAGTCGGGATCACGCAGCTCGCCGACCAGGATCACGTCGGGGTCCTCGCGCAGCGCCGAACGCAGACCTTCGCTGAACCCGGGCACATGGGTACCGATCTCGCGCTGGACGATCTGCGCCTTGCGGCTCTCATGGATGAATTCGATCGGGTCTTCGAGCGTGATCACGTTCAGTGCATCCTGCCCGTTGATGAGATCGAGCATGGCCGCCAGGGTGGTGGATTTACCCGTGCCGGTCGAGCCGGTCACCAGCACCATGCCCTGACGATGCTCGGCCAGACGATGAACCACGGGCGGCAGGCCCAGATCACCAAGGCTCGGCACGAGCGAAGGGATGTGTCTGAACGAGGCGCCGATACCGGTCGCCTTGCGAAACACATTGGCGCGAAAGCGGCCGACGCCCTCGGCCATGTAGGAAAAATCGAGATCCTCGCCCAAGCGGTAGCGCTGCTTGAGATTCTCGCTGAGGATTTCGAAGACGTAACCCAGCAGCTCGCGATCGCCAAGTTCCCTGAAACGAATCGGCATGATTTCGCCGTTCATGCGCAGCAACGGCGGCGAACCCACCGCCAGATGCACGTCGGAACACCCCTGTTCGCGACCGAGTTTCAAGAAGGCATCAATACGCGCCACGATGCCGCCTCCCCAGCCTCACAGCCGGTGATCGTGCATAAAGGGCTCCAGCGTACGCCGCACCTCGGACATGTTGCGGAAACGTTTGTCCGGGTCGACGGCCATCATGCGGGCGACGAAAGCACTCAACGTGCGTGAGATTTCGGGGTTGCGCTCGTGCAGTGGCGCGGCGCCACCCTGCACATGCTGATACATCACCGCTACGTTGTCCTCACCGCTGTAGGGCGAGCTGCCGGCGAGCATTTCATACAGAATCACGCCGAGGCTGTAGATGTCCGTGCGCGCGTCGATGGTCTTGCCGAGCACCTGCTCGGGCGCCATGTAGCGGGGCGTGCCGACCAGCAGGCCGGTTCGCGTCAAACGCGTATCGGTGCTGTCGACCGCAGCGGCGACACCGAAATCCACGATCTTCACCAGATTGTGTTCGTTGGTGAGGATGTTGCCGGGCTTGAGATCGCGATGCACGATGCCGATCGCATGCGCCGCGGTCATGCCCGCGGCGACTTCATGCGCGATGTGCAACGCCCGCTCCAGGCTGAGTGGCACCTGCGCCTTGACCTCGGCGGACAGGGCCGTTGAAGGGAAGTATTCCATGCTGATCACGTACAAGCCGCCCAGCATGAAAAAATCGTAGATCCGAATGACGTTGCGGTGCTCGATGCGCTTGGCGAAATGATGTTCGCGCTGGAAGCGCCGCACCATGTTGTCGTCCACGGCCATCTGCGGATGCAGAAACTTGAGGATAACCTGCTCGCCGCGCACCAAATCCTCGGCCAGCGTCACCGTGCCGAAGGCACCGCGCCCGATACGCCGGATATGGCGGTATCGCTCGCCCAACAGCTCGCCTGCGCGCAGCAGCTTGAGCTTGATCGGCGGCCCCTCGATGACCGGCACCTCCGCTTCCGCGCTCCCGGCTTCCGAGGCATCCCCGGTCATCGGCGTGGCATAGGTTGCGGCGGCCGCACCCGGTGCGGCGTAGCGTTCACCTAGGCGGATCGCACAGTCGCGCGCCAGTTCGCGCACTTCGTCTTCCGGCGCGCTCTGGGCCGCTTTCTCCAGGCGCCCGCGGATTGTCGGAGCATGCGCCGCATCGGCCAGTTCCACGAGCACCAGCATCGCTTCGCTGCGCACCGCCGGCTCCGGCCGGTTGAGCTGCGCCGATACGGCCTCGATCTGCTCCACGCCACCCAGACGCATCAGTGCCCGCAGCACTGCGACCGCGGTCGAATCGTCACGCTCAAGCAGCGGCATCAGCGCCGGCACGGCGGCCTTGTTGCCCAGCTTGGCGAGCGCATCGACGGCTCTTTCGCGCACCCACCAGTCCGAATCCGCCAACGCATCGATCAAATGCCGGAACGAGGCCTCGTCCTTGATCGAGTTCATGATCTCCACCGCGGCACGACGGATGAATTCATCGTCGTCACGCAGCAGGGAAACGACCGCCTGAATCACTCGGCTGCCGCCGATTCGAGCCAGGGCGTCCGCAGCACGCGCGCGCACCCACCAGTCGTCGTCACGAATGGCCCGGAGCAGCGTCTTGATCGCCGTGGTATCCCCGATTTCGTTGAGGATCTCGACGCCGGCACGCCTGACATACTCCGACTCGTCGCGCAGGATGTCGATCAGGTGGGTGAGTGTCTCGGGGTCCTGCATCCGGATGATGGTTTCCACCGCGCGCCCCTGTATCGACATGTCGCTGTCGCGCAGCAGGCGAAAGGCGGTTTCGATATCCAGTGCACCGGGATGGGCCGCGAGACCTTCGAGGGCGAGCTGGCGCACCGTCTTGCCCGGGTCGTCGAGCAACTGGCGCAGAGCCTCATGCGCCTGCGGATGATCGAATCGCCCCAATACACGCGCCACGCCCTGTCGAATCTGCAGATCACGGGCGTTGGCGCGGCTCGCCAGCTCGGGAATCAACGACGGCTCCGCAATCTCCGCGAGCAGACGGAAGGCGATATTGCGTTCGCTGGGGTCCAGGTGGCTGATCTGACGCAACACGCCGGCGGCATCGAGCGCCTTGCCCTGCGCCGACAGGATATCCAGCAACGCCGCCTTGGGGACCGCCGGGTCCGCCAGAAACTCCAACAGATGATTGGGGTTATAACCCCGTCCACCACGCAGGATCTCGACCGCTGCCTGGGCCAGGCGCGGCTCGCCGGCGGCCAGCACACGGTGGAAATGCGGTAGGCTGTCGTCGTCCAGCAGCCGCGTCAGAATCTGGACGAGCCGGCCGCGATTGGCGCTTTCGCCGGACGCCAGCAGGCGAATCAGCCGAGGTATGGACTCGCCCGCGCACTCGCGCAACTTCTGCAGGGCCTCCACACCCTCCACCGAGCTGATCTGCTTGATAGCCAGCATCTGCGCGATGCGTCGTTCGGTGCGGAAATCTCGGAACAGACTCATAGCTCGAACGCCGGTTCAGTCTCGGGGGATGGCCCGAACGATATAGGCCTTGTTGATCAAGGCCACGCGTGCCTCCTCTTCCAGGAAGACACGGATGAAGCGTTCGACATTCACATTGAGATAATCCAGCAGACGACGGCGTTCGGGCGGCAGATTCTCGCGAATGGCGCCCACGAAAACCGAACCGTCCATCAAACCGAACTCGCCGCGCAATACCACATCGGCCGCGCGCAGGCTTTCGTCTTCGGATTCGTACTCCATGCGAACCAGCGCATTTTTGTTATAGAAACGCAACTCCCCGCCATGGCATTGACACGCCAGGAAGGGGGCGGGTTGATTGAGCAGGTCGATCGG encodes the following:
- a CDS encoding DsrE family protein gives rise to the protein MSRFVFRALLALVSLGLLAAGPASAEVKMPPIEQKPFATHHIVLQISDPNPMKQTLVLNVAANLARYYGPDKVDLEIVAFGPGLRLLLDNNVNRKRVIEMAKNYGIKFDACHNTLMNFSKQLGYTPKLNPEAEVVPAGAARIVDLVQHGYILIKP
- a CDS encoding RNA polymerase sigma factor, translating into MFDLVSLSSQIKKRIAEERPRLYRMAYAWCCDPTLADDLAQEAISKGLQKAGQLREAERLQSWLYAILHNCWRTHLRRQRPDQPLDEEAFPCDDCPETVNQRQQVVDRVRAAIKALPLGQREVITLVDLNGFAYAEVARILDIPIGTVMSRLSRARQALLVALADVQQQSPQTSSPRASLRRVK
- a CDS encoding type IV pilus twitching motility protein PilT; amino-acid sequence: MSRVDRWLEDLLQRGGSDMHLIAGQRPRMRLDGELQAVSDSPLPAEEIETMAGELLGEHARARFEREDGVDFAYQMADQARFRVNLFRHLGGLGLVMRAIPHVPRSLEALDLPPVLGSLCQHKQGLVLVTGKTGSGKSTTLAAMVDFINSKRRGHILTIEDPIEFVHSRKRSLISQREVGEHTPSFAAALRSALREDPDVILVGELRDHETIALAVTAAETGILVLGTLHTRRADLTVDRLINVFPAGKQSQVRIMLSTSLRGVVSQQLVRRAEGSGRVAATEVLVNTAAVSSLIRDGKVGQLETAMQSGALVGMQTMDGDLRRLVDAGVIEGHEAYTHSTHKEAFRAYLA
- a CDS encoding type IV pilus twitching motility protein PilT, with protein sequence MARIDAFLKLGREQGCSDVHLAVGSPPLLRMNGEIMPIRFRELGDRELLGYVFEILSENLKQRYRLGEDLDFSYMAEGVGRFRANVFRKATGIGASFRHIPSLVPSLGDLGLPPVVHRLAEHRQGMVLVTGSTGTGKSTTLAAMLDLINGQDALNVITLEDPIEFIHESRKAQIVQREIGTHVPGFSEGLRSALREDPDVILVGELRDPDSIMMAMVAAETGHLVLATLHTTTAVKTIDRIIDALPAEQREQGKSFLANNLRGVISQVLVRSAEGGGRRVVVESLAMTPAVAQMLLSDKTHQIPSVMQTGREAGMQLLDQGLLDGIQRKLIDPDDAYLYAQDKKAFQRFVTDASLLPRVGLAGG
- a CDS encoding protein kinase domain-containing protein, with product MSLFRDFRTERRIAQMLAIKQISSVEGVEALQKLRECAGESIPRLIRLLASGESANRGRLVQILTRLLDDDSLPHFHRVLAAGEPRLAQAAVEILRGGRGYNPNHLLEFLADPAVPKAALLDILSAQGKALDAAGVLRQISHLDPSERNIAFRLLAEIAEPSLIPELASRANARDLQIRQGVARVLGRFDHPQAHEALRQLLDDPGKTVRQLALEGLAAHPGALDIETAFRLLRDSDMSIQGRAVETIIRMQDPETLTHLIDILRDESEYVRRAGVEILNEIGDTTAIKTLLRAIRDDDWWVRARAADALARIGGSRVIQAVVSLLRDDDEFIRRAAVEIMNSIKDEASFRHLIDALADSDWWVRERAVDALAKLGNKAAVPALMPLLERDDSTAVAVLRALMRLGGVEQIEAVSAQLNRPEPAVRSEAMLVLVELADAAHAPTIRGRLEKAAQSAPEDEVRELARDCAIRLGERYAAPGAAAATYATPMTGDASEAGSAEAEVPVIEGPPIKLKLLRAGELLGERYRHIRRIGRGAFGTVTLAEDLVRGEQVILKFLHPQMAVDDNMVRRFQREHHFAKRIEHRNVIRIYDFFMLGGLYVISMEYFPSTALSAEVKAQVPLSLERALHIAHEVAAGMTAAHAIGIVHRDLKPGNILTNEHNLVKIVDFGVAAAVDSTDTRLTRTGLLVGTPRYMAPEQVLGKTIDARTDIYSLGVILYEMLAGSSPYSGEDNVAVMYQHVQGGAAPLHERNPEISRTLSAFVARMMAVDPDKRFRNMSEVRRTLEPFMHDHRL